From a single Gadus morhua chromosome 3, gadMor3.0, whole genome shotgun sequence genomic region:
- the pcdh10a gene encoding protocadherin-10 isoform X3 has protein sequence MICLLLLVLSCLLHGAVSQLHYSVPEEQDPGSVVGNIAEDLGLDITKLSARRFQTVPSSRTPYLEVNLENGALLVKEKIDREEICKQTIPCLLHLEVFLESPLELFRVEIEVMDINDNPPSFPETDISVEISESAIPGTRFPVENAFDPDVGTNALNTYAITNNNYFYLDVQTQSDGNKFAELVLEKPLDREQQAVHRYVLTAVDGGVPQRTGTALLVVKVLDSNDNAPTFDQSVYTVSLRENSPVGTLVIQLNATDVDEGQNGEIVYSLSSHNAPRIKDLFSIDARTGRIEVSGEVDYEESNTHQIYVQAKDLGANAVPAHCKVLVKLVDVNDNTPEIGFSTVTESVSEQDAPGTVIALFSVSDRDSAENGQVSCELLGDVPYKLKSSFKNYYTIVTDGTLDRESLDAYTITVVAKDTGQPSLATSKSIKVHVSDENDNAPRFTQVVYDVYVTENNVPGAFIHAVSALDPDIGPNALITYSILECEIQGMSVETYVSINQDTGYLYALRSFDYEQLKEFSFMVQAKDSGVVELLSNATVNVIIVDQNDNTPTVIAPVGKNGTAREHLPRSAEPGYLVTRVVAMDSDDGENARLSYSIQRGNEMGMFRMDWRTGELRTARRVSPKRDPQGYYNLLIEVRDHGQPPLSSSASVSVVLVDSVVEGRGGADRGSASKSKETTLDLTLILIIALGSVSFVFLLAMIVLAVRCQKDKKLNIYTCLMSSGECCLCCSACCSRSARGRKQKKLSKSDIMLVQSTNVTTGVGPVGQVPVEESGVGGVGGGFGSHHHQNQNSYCYQVCLTPESAKTDLMFLKPCSPSRSTDTDHTNPCGALVPSYGDQQPDIISNGSILSSETKHQRAELSYLVDRPRRVTSSAFQEADIVSSKDSGHGDSEQGDSDHDATNRGHPAGADLFSNCTEECKALGHSDRCWMPSFVGSDARQGPDYRSNLHVPGMDATLPDTEPAKGFASSFRVDLSETAH, from the exons ATGATTTGTTTGCTGCTGCTCGTCCTGTCCTGCCTCCTGCACGGAGCCGTTTCCCAGCTCCACTACTCGGTTCCAGAGGAGCAGGACCCGGGTTCGGTCGTTGGGAATATCGCAGAGGATTTAGGACTGGACATTACGAAACTTTCCGCCCGGCGCTTCCAGACGGTGCCAAGTTCCCGGACGCCGTACCTGGAGGTAAACCTGGAGAACGGCGCGCTGCTGGTGAAGGAGAAGATCGACCGGGAGGAGATCTGCAAGCAGACCATTCCGTGCCTATTGCACCTGGAGGTGTTTTTGGAGAGCCCACTGGAGCTCTTTCGGGTGGAGATCGAGGTGATGGATATCAACGACAACCCTCCCAGTTTTCCTGAGACGGACATCAGTGTGGAGATATCGGAGAGCGCCATTCCCGGGACCCGTTTTCCGGTGGAGAACGCGTTTGACCCGGACGTAGGCACCAACGCGCTGAACACCTACGCGATCACGAACAATAACTACTTTTACCTGGACGTCCAGACGCAGAGCGACGGGAACAAGTTCGCGGAGCTGGTGCTGGAAAAGCCGCTCGACCGGGAGCAGCAGGCGGTGCACCGGTACGTGCTGACGGCGGTGGACGGCGGGGTGCCGCAGCGCACGGGCACCGCGCTGCTGGTGGTTAAAGTTTTGGATTCCAACGATAACGCGCCCACGTTTGACCAGTCTGTGTACACGGTGAGCTTGCGGGAGAACTCTCCTGTGGGCACCCTGGTCATCCAGCTCAACGCCACGGACGTCGACGAGGGACAGAACGGGGAGATCGTGTACTCTTTGAGCAGTCACAACGCCCCGCGGATAAAGGACTTGTTCAGCATTGACGCGAGAACCGGGAGGATCGAGGTGTCCGGGGAGGTGGACTACGAGGAGAGCAATACGCATCAGATATACGTCCAGGCGAAGGACCTGGGGGCCAACGCGGTGCCCGCGCACTGCAAAGTCCTGGTCAAGCTGGTTGACGTGAACGACAACACACCGGAGATCGGCTTCAGCACCGTGACAGAGTCGGTGAGCGAGCAGGACGCGCCGGGCACCGTGATCGCCCTCTTCAGCGTCTCCGACCGGGACTCGGCGGAGAACGGCCAGGTGAGCTGCGAGCTCCTGGGAGACGTGCCGTACAAGTTGAAGTCTTCGTTCAAGAACTACTACACCATCGTGACGGACGGCACGCTGGACCGGGAGAGCCTCGACGCGTACACCATCACCGTGGTGGCCAAGGACACGGGGCAACCCTCGTTGGCCACCAGCAAGTCCATCAAAGTGCACGTCTCGGACGAGAACGACAACGCGCCGCGCTTCACCCAGGTGGTGTACGACGTGTACGTGACGGAGAACAACGTGCCGGGCGCCTTCATCCACGCCGTGAGCGCCCTGGACCCGGACATAGGGCCCAACGCGCTCATCACCTACTCCATATTGGAGTGCGAAATCCAGGGCATGTCCGTGGAAACGTACGTGTCCATCAACCAGGACACGGGCTATCTTTACGCACTGCGCTCCTTCGACTACGAGCAGCTGAAGGAGTTCAGCTTCATGGTGCAGGCCAAGGACTCTGGCGTGGTCGAGCTACTGTCCAACGCCACGGTCAATGTGATAATCGTGGACCAGAACGACAACACGCCCACCGTGATCGCCCCCGTGGGGAAGAACGGCACTGCGCGGGAGCACCTGCCGCGCTCGGCGGAGCCCGGGTACCTGGTGACGCGCGTTGTGGCCATGGACTCGGACGACGGCGAGAACGCGCGGCTCTCGTACAGCATCCAGCGGGGCAATGAGATGGGGATGTTCCGCATGGACTGGAGGACCGGGGAGCTGAGGACTGCCCGGCGGGTGTCCCCAAAACGGGACCCGCAGGGCTACTACAATCTGCTGATCGAGGTGAGGGACCACGGCCAGCCCCCGCTGTCCTCCTCAGCCAGCGTGAGCGTCGTCTTGGTGGACAGCGTGGTGGAAGGCCGCGGCGGGGCAGACCGGGGCTCGGCCTCCAAGTCCAAGGAGACCACGCTGGACCTCACCCTGATCCTCATCATCGCGCTTGGCTCCGTGTCTTTCGTGTTCCTCCTGGCCATGATCGTTTTGGCGGTGCGCTGCCAGAAAGACAAGAAGCTCAACATCTACACGTGCCTGATGTCGAGTGGAGAGTGCTGCCTGTGCTGCAGCGCCTGCTGTAGTCGCTCCGCGAGAGGACGCAAGCAGAAGAAGTTGAGCAAGTCGGACATCATGCTGGTGCAGAGCACCAACGTGACCACGGGCGTGGGGCCCGTGGGCCAGGTGCCCGTGGAGGAGtctggggtgggaggggtgggcgggggcttcgggtcccaccaccaccagaaccaGAACTCGTACTGCTACCAGGTCTGCCTGACGCCCGAGTCGGCCAAGACGGACCTGATGTTCCTGAAGCCGTGCAGCCCGTCGCGCAGCACCGACACGGACCACACCAACCCCTGCGGTGCCTTGGTACCGAGTTACGGTGACCAGCAGCCGGACATCATCTCTAACGGCAGCATACTCTCTAGCGAG ACTAAACACCAACGAGCAGAGCTCAGTTACCTGGTGGACCGGCCCAGGCGCGTGACCAG CTCGGCCTTCCAGGAGGCCGACATCGTCAGTTCCAAAGACAGCGGGCACGGCGACAGCGAGCAGGGCGACAGCGACCACGACGCCACCAACCGGGGTCACCCAGCCG GCGCCGACCTGTTCTCCAACTGCACGGAGGAGTGCAAGGCCCTGGGCCACTCGGACCGCTGCTGGATGCCCTCCTTCGTGGGCTCCGACGCCCGCCAGGGCCCCGACTACCGAAGCAACCTGCACGTGCCCGGCATGGACGCCACGCTCCCCGACACTGAG cCCGCAAAAGGATTTGCTAGCTCGTTCCGCGTGGACCTGTCGGAGACAGCGCACTAG
- the pcdh10a gene encoding protocadherin-10 isoform X2 — MICLLLLVLSCLLHGAVSQLHYSVPEEQDPGSVVGNIAEDLGLDITKLSARRFQTVPSSRTPYLEVNLENGALLVKEKIDREEICKQTIPCLLHLEVFLESPLELFRVEIEVMDINDNPPSFPETDISVEISESAIPGTRFPVENAFDPDVGTNALNTYAITNNNYFYLDVQTQSDGNKFAELVLEKPLDREQQAVHRYVLTAVDGGVPQRTGTALLVVKVLDSNDNAPTFDQSVYTVSLRENSPVGTLVIQLNATDVDEGQNGEIVYSLSSHNAPRIKDLFSIDARTGRIEVSGEVDYEESNTHQIYVQAKDLGANAVPAHCKVLVKLVDVNDNTPEIGFSTVTESVSEQDAPGTVIALFSVSDRDSAENGQVSCELLGDVPYKLKSSFKNYYTIVTDGTLDRESLDAYTITVVAKDTGQPSLATSKSIKVHVSDENDNAPRFTQVVYDVYVTENNVPGAFIHAVSALDPDIGPNALITYSILECEIQGMSVETYVSINQDTGYLYALRSFDYEQLKEFSFMVQAKDSGVVELLSNATVNVIIVDQNDNTPTVIAPVGKNGTAREHLPRSAEPGYLVTRVVAMDSDDGENARLSYSIQRGNEMGMFRMDWRTGELRTARRVSPKRDPQGYYNLLIEVRDHGQPPLSSSASVSVVLVDSVVEGRGGADRGSASKSKETTLDLTLILIIALGSVSFVFLLAMIVLAVRCQKDKKLNIYTCLMSSGECCLCCSACCSRSARGRKQKKLSKSDIMLVQSTNVTTGVGPVGQVPVEESGVGGVGGGFGSHHHQNQNSYCYQVCLTPESAKTDLMFLKPCSPSRSTDTDHTNPCGALVPSYGDQQPDIISNGSILSSETKHQRAELSYLVDRPRRVTSSAFQEADIVSSKDSGHGDSEQGDSDHDATNRGHPAGADLFSNCTEECKALGHSDRCWMPSFVGSDARQGPDYRSNLHVPGMDATLPDTEVPSRPAAATAHHADHADQLLIAATNSTSSMAAATHPTNTAVVAPLSGALSNDRSFSTFGKDATQRSQSHHSLNRHLQPSAPPQQGPTPPGPPFSASTLERKEYDRGTLLYKPTFLSRKRIC, encoded by the exons ATGATTTGTTTGCTGCTGCTCGTCCTGTCCTGCCTCCTGCACGGAGCCGTTTCCCAGCTCCACTACTCGGTTCCAGAGGAGCAGGACCCGGGTTCGGTCGTTGGGAATATCGCAGAGGATTTAGGACTGGACATTACGAAACTTTCCGCCCGGCGCTTCCAGACGGTGCCAAGTTCCCGGACGCCGTACCTGGAGGTAAACCTGGAGAACGGCGCGCTGCTGGTGAAGGAGAAGATCGACCGGGAGGAGATCTGCAAGCAGACCATTCCGTGCCTATTGCACCTGGAGGTGTTTTTGGAGAGCCCACTGGAGCTCTTTCGGGTGGAGATCGAGGTGATGGATATCAACGACAACCCTCCCAGTTTTCCTGAGACGGACATCAGTGTGGAGATATCGGAGAGCGCCATTCCCGGGACCCGTTTTCCGGTGGAGAACGCGTTTGACCCGGACGTAGGCACCAACGCGCTGAACACCTACGCGATCACGAACAATAACTACTTTTACCTGGACGTCCAGACGCAGAGCGACGGGAACAAGTTCGCGGAGCTGGTGCTGGAAAAGCCGCTCGACCGGGAGCAGCAGGCGGTGCACCGGTACGTGCTGACGGCGGTGGACGGCGGGGTGCCGCAGCGCACGGGCACCGCGCTGCTGGTGGTTAAAGTTTTGGATTCCAACGATAACGCGCCCACGTTTGACCAGTCTGTGTACACGGTGAGCTTGCGGGAGAACTCTCCTGTGGGCACCCTGGTCATCCAGCTCAACGCCACGGACGTCGACGAGGGACAGAACGGGGAGATCGTGTACTCTTTGAGCAGTCACAACGCCCCGCGGATAAAGGACTTGTTCAGCATTGACGCGAGAACCGGGAGGATCGAGGTGTCCGGGGAGGTGGACTACGAGGAGAGCAATACGCATCAGATATACGTCCAGGCGAAGGACCTGGGGGCCAACGCGGTGCCCGCGCACTGCAAAGTCCTGGTCAAGCTGGTTGACGTGAACGACAACACACCGGAGATCGGCTTCAGCACCGTGACAGAGTCGGTGAGCGAGCAGGACGCGCCGGGCACCGTGATCGCCCTCTTCAGCGTCTCCGACCGGGACTCGGCGGAGAACGGCCAGGTGAGCTGCGAGCTCCTGGGAGACGTGCCGTACAAGTTGAAGTCTTCGTTCAAGAACTACTACACCATCGTGACGGACGGCACGCTGGACCGGGAGAGCCTCGACGCGTACACCATCACCGTGGTGGCCAAGGACACGGGGCAACCCTCGTTGGCCACCAGCAAGTCCATCAAAGTGCACGTCTCGGACGAGAACGACAACGCGCCGCGCTTCACCCAGGTGGTGTACGACGTGTACGTGACGGAGAACAACGTGCCGGGCGCCTTCATCCACGCCGTGAGCGCCCTGGACCCGGACATAGGGCCCAACGCGCTCATCACCTACTCCATATTGGAGTGCGAAATCCAGGGCATGTCCGTGGAAACGTACGTGTCCATCAACCAGGACACGGGCTATCTTTACGCACTGCGCTCCTTCGACTACGAGCAGCTGAAGGAGTTCAGCTTCATGGTGCAGGCCAAGGACTCTGGCGTGGTCGAGCTACTGTCCAACGCCACGGTCAATGTGATAATCGTGGACCAGAACGACAACACGCCCACCGTGATCGCCCCCGTGGGGAAGAACGGCACTGCGCGGGAGCACCTGCCGCGCTCGGCGGAGCCCGGGTACCTGGTGACGCGCGTTGTGGCCATGGACTCGGACGACGGCGAGAACGCGCGGCTCTCGTACAGCATCCAGCGGGGCAATGAGATGGGGATGTTCCGCATGGACTGGAGGACCGGGGAGCTGAGGACTGCCCGGCGGGTGTCCCCAAAACGGGACCCGCAGGGCTACTACAATCTGCTGATCGAGGTGAGGGACCACGGCCAGCCCCCGCTGTCCTCCTCAGCCAGCGTGAGCGTCGTCTTGGTGGACAGCGTGGTGGAAGGCCGCGGCGGGGCAGACCGGGGCTCGGCCTCCAAGTCCAAGGAGACCACGCTGGACCTCACCCTGATCCTCATCATCGCGCTTGGCTCCGTGTCTTTCGTGTTCCTCCTGGCCATGATCGTTTTGGCGGTGCGCTGCCAGAAAGACAAGAAGCTCAACATCTACACGTGCCTGATGTCGAGTGGAGAGTGCTGCCTGTGCTGCAGCGCCTGCTGTAGTCGCTCCGCGAGAGGACGCAAGCAGAAGAAGTTGAGCAAGTCGGACATCATGCTGGTGCAGAGCACCAACGTGACCACGGGCGTGGGGCCCGTGGGCCAGGTGCCCGTGGAGGAGtctggggtgggaggggtgggcgggggcttcgggtcccaccaccaccagaaccaGAACTCGTACTGCTACCAGGTCTGCCTGACGCCCGAGTCGGCCAAGACGGACCTGATGTTCCTGAAGCCGTGCAGCCCGTCGCGCAGCACCGACACGGACCACACCAACCCCTGCGGTGCCTTGGTACCGAGTTACGGTGACCAGCAGCCGGACATCATCTCTAACGGCAGCATACTCTCTAGCGAG ACTAAACACCAACGAGCAGAGCTCAGTTACCTGGTGGACCGGCCCAGGCGCGTGACCAG CTCGGCCTTCCAGGAGGCCGACATCGTCAGTTCCAAAGACAGCGGGCACGGCGACAGCGAGCAGGGCGACAGCGACCACGACGCCACCAACCGGGGTCACCCAGCCG GCGCCGACCTGTTCTCCAACTGCACGGAGGAGTGCAAGGCCCTGGGCCACTCGGACCGCTGCTGGATGCCCTCCTTCGTGGGCTCCGACGCCCGCCAGGGCCCCGACTACCGAAGCAACCTGCACGTGCCCGGCATGGACGCCACGCTCCCCGACACTGAGGTACCGTCGCgacccgccgccgccaccgcccatCACGCCGATCACGCCGACCAGCTCCTCATCGCCGCCaccaactccacctcctccatggcCGCCGCTACCCACCCCACCAACACCGCCGTCGTGGCGCCCTTGTCCGGCGCCTTGTCCAACGATAGGTCGTTCTCCACCTTCGGCAAGGACGCCACACAGAGGTCACAGTCACACCACAGCCTTAACCGCCACCTCCAGCCCTCGGCGCCGCCTCAGCAGGGTCCGACGCCGCCGGGGCCGCCGTTCAGCGCCAGCACGCTAGAGAGGAAAGAGTATGATAGGGGGACACTGCTGTACAAACCCACCTTCCTCT cCCGCAAAAGGATTTGCTAG
- the pcdh10a gene encoding protocadherin-10 isoform X1 translates to MICLLLLVLSCLLHGAVSQLHYSVPEEQDPGSVVGNIAEDLGLDITKLSARRFQTVPSSRTPYLEVNLENGALLVKEKIDREEICKQTIPCLLHLEVFLESPLELFRVEIEVMDINDNPPSFPETDISVEISESAIPGTRFPVENAFDPDVGTNALNTYAITNNNYFYLDVQTQSDGNKFAELVLEKPLDREQQAVHRYVLTAVDGGVPQRTGTALLVVKVLDSNDNAPTFDQSVYTVSLRENSPVGTLVIQLNATDVDEGQNGEIVYSLSSHNAPRIKDLFSIDARTGRIEVSGEVDYEESNTHQIYVQAKDLGANAVPAHCKVLVKLVDVNDNTPEIGFSTVTESVSEQDAPGTVIALFSVSDRDSAENGQVSCELLGDVPYKLKSSFKNYYTIVTDGTLDRESLDAYTITVVAKDTGQPSLATSKSIKVHVSDENDNAPRFTQVVYDVYVTENNVPGAFIHAVSALDPDIGPNALITYSILECEIQGMSVETYVSINQDTGYLYALRSFDYEQLKEFSFMVQAKDSGVVELLSNATVNVIIVDQNDNTPTVIAPVGKNGTAREHLPRSAEPGYLVTRVVAMDSDDGENARLSYSIQRGNEMGMFRMDWRTGELRTARRVSPKRDPQGYYNLLIEVRDHGQPPLSSSASVSVVLVDSVVEGRGGADRGSASKSKETTLDLTLILIIALGSVSFVFLLAMIVLAVRCQKDKKLNIYTCLMSSGECCLCCSACCSRSARGRKQKKLSKSDIMLVQSTNVTTGVGPVGQVPVEESGVGGVGGGFGSHHHQNQNSYCYQVCLTPESAKTDLMFLKPCSPSRSTDTDHTNPCGALVPSYGDQQPDIISNGSILSSETKHQRAELSYLVDRPRRVTSSAFQEADIVSSKDSGHGDSEQGDSDHDATNRGHPAGADLFSNCTEECKALGHSDRCWMPSFVGSDARQGPDYRSNLHVPGMDATLPDTEVPSRPAAATAHHADHADQLLIAATNSTSSMAAATHPTNTAVVAPLSGALSNDRSFSTFGKDATQRSQSHHSLNRHLQPSAPPQQGPTPPGPPFSASTLERKEYDRGTLLYKPTFLCEYQYESSLGPHQFSVAQHQY, encoded by the exons ATGATTTGTTTGCTGCTGCTCGTCCTGTCCTGCCTCCTGCACGGAGCCGTTTCCCAGCTCCACTACTCGGTTCCAGAGGAGCAGGACCCGGGTTCGGTCGTTGGGAATATCGCAGAGGATTTAGGACTGGACATTACGAAACTTTCCGCCCGGCGCTTCCAGACGGTGCCAAGTTCCCGGACGCCGTACCTGGAGGTAAACCTGGAGAACGGCGCGCTGCTGGTGAAGGAGAAGATCGACCGGGAGGAGATCTGCAAGCAGACCATTCCGTGCCTATTGCACCTGGAGGTGTTTTTGGAGAGCCCACTGGAGCTCTTTCGGGTGGAGATCGAGGTGATGGATATCAACGACAACCCTCCCAGTTTTCCTGAGACGGACATCAGTGTGGAGATATCGGAGAGCGCCATTCCCGGGACCCGTTTTCCGGTGGAGAACGCGTTTGACCCGGACGTAGGCACCAACGCGCTGAACACCTACGCGATCACGAACAATAACTACTTTTACCTGGACGTCCAGACGCAGAGCGACGGGAACAAGTTCGCGGAGCTGGTGCTGGAAAAGCCGCTCGACCGGGAGCAGCAGGCGGTGCACCGGTACGTGCTGACGGCGGTGGACGGCGGGGTGCCGCAGCGCACGGGCACCGCGCTGCTGGTGGTTAAAGTTTTGGATTCCAACGATAACGCGCCCACGTTTGACCAGTCTGTGTACACGGTGAGCTTGCGGGAGAACTCTCCTGTGGGCACCCTGGTCATCCAGCTCAACGCCACGGACGTCGACGAGGGACAGAACGGGGAGATCGTGTACTCTTTGAGCAGTCACAACGCCCCGCGGATAAAGGACTTGTTCAGCATTGACGCGAGAACCGGGAGGATCGAGGTGTCCGGGGAGGTGGACTACGAGGAGAGCAATACGCATCAGATATACGTCCAGGCGAAGGACCTGGGGGCCAACGCGGTGCCCGCGCACTGCAAAGTCCTGGTCAAGCTGGTTGACGTGAACGACAACACACCGGAGATCGGCTTCAGCACCGTGACAGAGTCGGTGAGCGAGCAGGACGCGCCGGGCACCGTGATCGCCCTCTTCAGCGTCTCCGACCGGGACTCGGCGGAGAACGGCCAGGTGAGCTGCGAGCTCCTGGGAGACGTGCCGTACAAGTTGAAGTCTTCGTTCAAGAACTACTACACCATCGTGACGGACGGCACGCTGGACCGGGAGAGCCTCGACGCGTACACCATCACCGTGGTGGCCAAGGACACGGGGCAACCCTCGTTGGCCACCAGCAAGTCCATCAAAGTGCACGTCTCGGACGAGAACGACAACGCGCCGCGCTTCACCCAGGTGGTGTACGACGTGTACGTGACGGAGAACAACGTGCCGGGCGCCTTCATCCACGCCGTGAGCGCCCTGGACCCGGACATAGGGCCCAACGCGCTCATCACCTACTCCATATTGGAGTGCGAAATCCAGGGCATGTCCGTGGAAACGTACGTGTCCATCAACCAGGACACGGGCTATCTTTACGCACTGCGCTCCTTCGACTACGAGCAGCTGAAGGAGTTCAGCTTCATGGTGCAGGCCAAGGACTCTGGCGTGGTCGAGCTACTGTCCAACGCCACGGTCAATGTGATAATCGTGGACCAGAACGACAACACGCCCACCGTGATCGCCCCCGTGGGGAAGAACGGCACTGCGCGGGAGCACCTGCCGCGCTCGGCGGAGCCCGGGTACCTGGTGACGCGCGTTGTGGCCATGGACTCGGACGACGGCGAGAACGCGCGGCTCTCGTACAGCATCCAGCGGGGCAATGAGATGGGGATGTTCCGCATGGACTGGAGGACCGGGGAGCTGAGGACTGCCCGGCGGGTGTCCCCAAAACGGGACCCGCAGGGCTACTACAATCTGCTGATCGAGGTGAGGGACCACGGCCAGCCCCCGCTGTCCTCCTCAGCCAGCGTGAGCGTCGTCTTGGTGGACAGCGTGGTGGAAGGCCGCGGCGGGGCAGACCGGGGCTCGGCCTCCAAGTCCAAGGAGACCACGCTGGACCTCACCCTGATCCTCATCATCGCGCTTGGCTCCGTGTCTTTCGTGTTCCTCCTGGCCATGATCGTTTTGGCGGTGCGCTGCCAGAAAGACAAGAAGCTCAACATCTACACGTGCCTGATGTCGAGTGGAGAGTGCTGCCTGTGCTGCAGCGCCTGCTGTAGTCGCTCCGCGAGAGGACGCAAGCAGAAGAAGTTGAGCAAGTCGGACATCATGCTGGTGCAGAGCACCAACGTGACCACGGGCGTGGGGCCCGTGGGCCAGGTGCCCGTGGAGGAGtctggggtgggaggggtgggcgggggcttcgggtcccaccaccaccagaaccaGAACTCGTACTGCTACCAGGTCTGCCTGACGCCCGAGTCGGCCAAGACGGACCTGATGTTCCTGAAGCCGTGCAGCCCGTCGCGCAGCACCGACACGGACCACACCAACCCCTGCGGTGCCTTGGTACCGAGTTACGGTGACCAGCAGCCGGACATCATCTCTAACGGCAGCATACTCTCTAGCGAG ACTAAACACCAACGAGCAGAGCTCAGTTACCTGGTGGACCGGCCCAGGCGCGTGACCAG CTCGGCCTTCCAGGAGGCCGACATCGTCAGTTCCAAAGACAGCGGGCACGGCGACAGCGAGCAGGGCGACAGCGACCACGACGCCACCAACCGGGGTCACCCAGCCG GCGCCGACCTGTTCTCCAACTGCACGGAGGAGTGCAAGGCCCTGGGCCACTCGGACCGCTGCTGGATGCCCTCCTTCGTGGGCTCCGACGCCCGCCAGGGCCCCGACTACCGAAGCAACCTGCACGTGCCCGGCATGGACGCCACGCTCCCCGACACTGAGGTACCGTCGCgacccgccgccgccaccgcccatCACGCCGATCACGCCGACCAGCTCCTCATCGCCGCCaccaactccacctcctccatggcCGCCGCTACCCACCCCACCAACACCGCCGTCGTGGCGCCCTTGTCCGGCGCCTTGTCCAACGATAGGTCGTTCTCCACCTTCGGCAAGGACGCCACACAGAGGTCACAGTCACACCACAGCCTTAACCGCCACCTCCAGCCCTCGGCGCCGCCTCAGCAGGGTCCGACGCCGCCGGGGCCGCCGTTCAGCGCCAGCACGCTAGAGAGGAAAGAGTATGATAGGGGGACACTGCTGTACAAACCCACCTTCCTCTGTGAGTATCAGTACGAGAGCTCGCTGGGACCCCACCAGTTCAGTGTGGCCCAGCACCAGTActaa